One region of Epilithonimonas zeae genomic DNA includes:
- a CDS encoding DinB family protein — protein sequence MDKPISKKLEIIIPAFRAHSQTFVMVLDGISEEDAKKRIDEKTNHIIWMVGNFINMRYSLGWVLGLKEEDPFSDLFFQGKALDENFIYPTLAQLRESFHKISPLVYQKLLEVTDEDLDKDFPMGMGVDFFKEDVLNFVGMCIGREDYLSGQLGLMRKILGYEGMTYDFDKDLKY from the coding sequence ATGGATAAACCAATCTCAAAAAAATTAGAAATAATCATTCCTGCATTCCGTGCCCATTCGCAGACATTTGTAATGGTTTTGGACGGAATTTCTGAGGAAGATGCAAAGAAAAGAATCGATGAAAAAACCAATCATATCATTTGGATGGTTGGGAATTTTATCAATATGCGTTATAGCCTGGGCTGGGTTTTGGGACTCAAAGAAGAAGACCCATTCAGCGACTTGTTTTTCCAGGGAAAAGCTTTGGATGAGAACTTCATTTATCCCACATTAGCACAATTGAGGGAAAGTTTCCACAAGATTTCGCCTTTGGTTTATCAAAAGTTATTGGAAGTTACAGACGAAGATTTAGATAAAGATTTCCCAATGGGAATGGGCGTTGATTTTTTCAAAGAAGATGTTCTCAATTTTGTTGGAATGTGCATTGGACGGGAAGATTATTTGTCAGGACAATTAGGTTTGATGAGAAAAATCCTTGGCTATGAAGGAATGACATATGACTTTGATAAAGATTTAAAGTACTAA
- a CDS encoding SRPBCC family protein, with product MNKIKVTAEINKPINEVWNTFNNPEHIVKWNFAHESWECPSAKNDLTVGGKLEVRMQAKDGSFGFDFVGIYDEVKENQSIQYHMEDGREVEIIFEKLSDDKTKVTENFDPENQNPLEFQKDGWQAILDNFKSYSESI from the coding sequence ATGAATAAAATTAAAGTAACAGCAGAAATCAATAAACCAATTAATGAGGTGTGGAACACATTCAATAATCCGGAACATATTGTGAAATGGAATTTCGCCCACGAAAGCTGGGAATGTCCTTCTGCTAAAAATGATTTAACAGTTGGCGGTAAATTGGAAGTCAGGATGCAGGCAAAGGACGGAAGTTTTGGTTTTGACTTCGTTGGAATTTATGATGAGGTTAAAGAAAATCAATCAATCCAATATCATATGGAAGATGGACGAGAAGTTGAAATTATTTTCGAAAAATTGTCTGATGACAAAACAAAAGTGACTGAAAACTTTGACCCGGAAAATCAAAATCCTTTGGAATTCCAAAAAGACGGTTGGCAAGCAATTTTGGATAATTTTAAGTCTTACTCAGAAAGTATTTAG
- a CDS encoding DUF3108 domain-containing protein produces MKNLLFLISFLWFTSASAQFDNINAGEVLSYRIHYGFITAGNATLSTTKTSYKGQPAFYVRGVGKTSGAAKAFFKVEDVYESYINENKEPLFYVRNVSEGSYTQHLQSTFNPANNSLVLVDKKHTDRPAKTIKVPNDIQDMLSCFYYLRSQSADNLKVGSVLKMNVWIDDELFPFQLKVVGTENLSTKFGKINCLKIIPSVISGRVFKQKEGVTMWVTNDQNRVPILIKAELAVGSLKASIDSYSNVKYPLNFKK; encoded by the coding sequence ATGAAGAATCTGTTATTTCTTATCAGTTTTTTATGGTTCACATCAGCTTCAGCACAATTTGATAATATCAATGCTGGCGAGGTCTTGAGTTATAGAATTCACTATGGTTTTATTACGGCTGGGAATGCCACTTTATCAACTACCAAAACATCCTATAAAGGTCAGCCTGCTTTCTACGTTCGAGGAGTTGGAAAAACAAGTGGTGCAGCTAAAGCGTTTTTCAAAGTAGAAGATGTATATGAAAGTTATATTAATGAGAACAAGGAACCGCTTTTCTACGTAAGAAACGTTTCTGAAGGAAGTTATACGCAACATTTGCAAAGCACTTTTAATCCCGCTAACAACTCATTGGTTTTGGTTGATAAAAAACATACGGACAGACCTGCAAAAACCATTAAAGTTCCAAATGATATTCAGGATATGTTGTCTTGTTTTTATTATTTGAGAAGTCAGTCTGCGGATAATTTGAAAGTCGGAAGCGTGTTGAAAATGAATGTCTGGATTGATGACGAATTATTTCCTTTTCAATTGAAAGTGGTCGGAACAGAGAACTTGTCAACCAAATTTGGTAAAATTAATTGTCTCAAAATTATTCCTTCGGTAATTAGCGGAAGAGTTTTTAAACAGAAAGAAGGCGTGACAATGTGGGTGACAAATGACCAAAACAGAGTACCAATCCTCATAAAAGCAGAACTTGCAGTTGGGTCGCTCAAAGCAAGTATCGATAGTTACAGTAATGTAAAATATCCATTGAACTTTAAAAAATAA
- a CDS encoding VOC family protein: MPKLNSYLNFDGTAEEAFKFYQSVFGGEFVGGVMKMGNAPGTEHLSEDEKNRVMHIALPIGKDLLMASDIVPSMGHKLNQGNGNYISIFPESREEADRIFNGLSAGGEIEMPMEDQFWGDYFGSFKDKYGVCWMVNHSKDSGYEG; this comes from the coding sequence ATGCCAAAATTAAATTCATACCTCAATTTTGATGGTACAGCAGAAGAAGCTTTCAAATTTTATCAATCCGTTTTCGGTGGCGAATTCGTAGGCGGAGTAATGAAAATGGGAAACGCTCCGGGAACAGAACATCTTTCCGAAGATGAGAAAAACCGTGTGATGCACATCGCATTACCAATAGGAAAAGACCTTTTGATGGCTTCGGACATCGTTCCGTCTATGGGACACAAACTGAATCAAGGAAACGGAAATTATATTTCTATTTTCCCGGAAAGTAGGGAAGAAGCAGACCGAATCTTTAACGGACTTTCTGCAGGTGGAGAAATAGAAATGCCAATGGAAGACCAGTTTTGGGGCGACTATTTCGGAAGCTTCAAAGACAAATACGGTGTTTGCTGGATGGTTAATCACAGCAAAGATTCTGGTTACGAAGGATAA
- a CDS encoding SRPBCC domain-containing protein, whose product MEKVTAKASIGIQKPVSEVFEAIINPEIMQNYFISKGSGRMEAGKEIFWSFPEFDGSYPLTTKEIIPNEKIVFVWDPKSVVTIELQQLSENNTVIKVAEEGHNTDDKGIKWAIGQTEGWANFLACMKAWLEYGIHLRKGAFDFMKTN is encoded by the coding sequence ATGGAAAAAGTAACAGCAAAAGCTTCTATCGGAATCCAGAAGCCTGTTTCAGAAGTATTTGAAGCGATTATCAATCCTGAAATAATGCAGAATTATTTCATTTCCAAAGGTTCCGGAAGAATGGAAGCCGGTAAAGAAATTTTCTGGTCTTTTCCCGAATTTGATGGTTCTTATCCATTGACAACGAAAGAAATAATTCCCAATGAAAAAATTGTTTTTGTCTGGGATCCAAAATCTGTTGTGACAATAGAATTGCAACAATTATCTGAAAATAACACAGTGATAAAAGTTGCGGAGGAAGGGCATAACACAGACGATAAAGGTATAAAGTGGGCAATCGGTCAAACCGAAGGCTGGGCCAATTTTCTGGCTTGTATGAAGGCTTGGCTGGAATATGGAATCCATTTACGGAAAGGCGCTTTTGACTTTATGAAAACTAACTAA
- a CDS encoding VOC family protein: MNNNIFPCFWFNQNGAEAAEFYTSVFRNTEITVNTPMVINIEIEGQKLMFLNAGPMFKPNMTLSLMMMCDSAEEVESYYHRLAEKGKVMMELDAYPWSEKYAWVEDQYGISWQLYFTAEKAKQKVSPVMMFTGNNAGKCKEALNYYTSIFPDSEIEGIMEYVEGQGDVVGNVAHSQFIINDYVMMAMDSSHDHKAQFTEGTSITVMTKDQDETDYYWDEFTKEGSESMCGWLKDKYGFSWQIVPHRLIELTNTHEVEKAQKAFGAMMKMKKIIIKDIEDAYYNS; encoded by the coding sequence ATGAACAACAATATATTTCCCTGCTTTTGGTTCAACCAAAATGGCGCTGAAGCGGCAGAGTTTTACACTTCTGTCTTCAGAAATACAGAGATTACAGTTAATACACCAATGGTTATTAACATAGAAATCGAAGGTCAGAAATTAATGTTCCTGAATGCTGGTCCAATGTTCAAACCTAATATGACTTTATCATTAATGATGATGTGTGATTCTGCTGAAGAAGTAGAAAGCTATTATCACAGACTTGCTGAAAAAGGAAAAGTAATGATGGAATTGGACGCTTATCCATGGAGCGAAAAATATGCTTGGGTAGAAGACCAATATGGGATTTCCTGGCAGTTATATTTTACAGCTGAGAAAGCCAAGCAAAAAGTTTCTCCGGTAATGATGTTTACTGGGAATAATGCCGGAAAATGTAAAGAAGCTCTGAATTATTATACAAGCATTTTCCCGGATTCTGAAATAGAAGGCATTATGGAATATGTAGAAGGACAAGGTGATGTGGTTGGAAATGTGGCGCATTCTCAGTTTATCATCAATGATTATGTGATGATGGCGATGGATAGTTCACACGACCATAAGGCCCAATTTACAGAAGGAACTTCTATAACCGTAATGACCAAAGACCAAGATGAAACCGATTATTATTGGGACGAATTCACAAAAGAAGGCTCGGAAAGTATGTGCGGTTGGCTCAAGGATAAATATGGCTTTAGCTGGCAGATTGTTCCGCATCGATTAATAGAATTGACTAATACGCACGAAGTGGAAAAGGCTCAAAAAGCATTTGGCGCAATGATGAAAATGAAAAAAATTATCATCAAAGATATAGAAGACGCTTATTACAACTCATAA
- a CDS encoding GDSL-type esterase/lipase family protein, with the protein MKYNRQLFKKLFFLAMILNSLLFFAQDKPYWKEIQEFKKLDEINGISKKPILFLGSSSFTYWKDVNDYFPGKTIINRGFGGSRLLDLNNYSEELLTPYNPKQIVIYCGENDIATDNPSSAEVLERFKTFFGKIRAKYPKVPVAYVSIKYSPSREQFWPQMKELNQSIQAYLKTQKRAKYIDITKVMNDENGKVKTDIFKEDMLHMKPEGYRLWAKVIEPYLK; encoded by the coding sequence ATGAAATACAACAGACAGCTTTTCAAAAAGCTTTTTTTCTTGGCAATGATTCTCAACTCTCTCCTATTCTTTGCTCAGGATAAACCTTATTGGAAAGAAATCCAGGAATTCAAAAAATTAGATGAAATCAACGGAATTTCTAAGAAACCAATTCTATTTTTAGGAAGTTCATCTTTTACTTATTGGAAAGACGTGAATGATTATTTTCCAGGAAAAACGATTATCAACAGAGGTTTTGGAGGTTCCAGATTATTAGATCTAAATAATTATTCCGAGGAACTTCTCACGCCTTACAATCCTAAACAGATTGTTATCTATTGTGGAGAAAATGATATTGCTACAGACAATCCTTCTTCAGCCGAAGTTTTAGAAAGATTCAAAACATTCTTTGGAAAAATCAGAGCTAAATATCCGAAAGTTCCGGTAGCTTATGTTTCTATCAAATATTCACCAAGCCGTGAACAGTTTTGGCCGCAGATGAAAGAACTTAATCAATCAATACAAGCTTACCTTAAAACTCAAAAAAGAGCAAAATATATTGATATTACAAAAGTAATGAATGACGAAAACGGAAAAGTAAAAACCGACATTTTCAAAGAAGATATGTTGCATATGAAGCCTGAAGGTTATCGACTTTGGGCAAAAGTGATAGAGCCTTATTTAAAATAA
- a CDS encoding XAC2610-related protein gives MYKLLFLVISSICFSQKNEYFSDSKTVIKANQYKINITQNNKGKQPVVDFILYKKSANQWIQIQLGNFRKEESNLYVTTDEDLNNDGYNDIKISFAQAARGANEIEKLLIFDPKQQKLIDITNSQEYPNLHYNPTRNCINSYMFSGSNTTLFFKLRNNKLENFAKVEFYNDSVYSYKIKNNEQILLKKKPYQSSDAAVFFSDFDPIKE, from the coding sequence ATGTACAAATTATTATTTCTTGTAATTTCCAGCATTTGTTTCAGTCAAAAAAATGAATATTTTTCTGATTCAAAAACAGTTATAAAAGCTAATCAATACAAAATCAATATCACACAAAACAATAAAGGCAAACAACCCGTTGTAGATTTCATTTTATACAAGAAATCTGCTAATCAATGGATTCAAATCCAATTGGGAAATTTCAGAAAAGAAGAAAGCAATCTATATGTAACAACCGATGAAGACCTGAATAACGACGGTTATAATGACATCAAAATTTCTTTTGCGCAAGCTGCCCGAGGCGCCAATGAGATAGAAAAACTGTTGATATTTGATCCAAAACAGCAAAAATTAATAGACATAACTAATTCTCAAGAATATCCTAATCTCCATTACAATCCAACGAGAAACTGTATTAATTCTTATATGTTTTCGGGGAGCAACACTACGTTATTTTTCAAACTCAGAAATAACAAATTGGAAAACTTTGCAAAAGTCGAATTTTATAACGATAGTGTTTACAGTTATAAAATTAAAAATAATGAACAGATACTGCTAAAGAAGAAGCCTTATCAATCTTCTGACGCCGCAGTATTCTTTTCAGATTTTGATCCTATCAAAGAATAG
- a CDS encoding glucose-1-phosphate adenylyltransferase codes for MNESVISIVLGGGRGSRLFPLTYTRSKPAVPIAGKYRLVDIPISNCLNSGLNRILVLTQFNSASLNSHIKNSYHFDIFSKGFVDILAAEQNVENENWYQGTADAVRQTMKHLEKYEYEYILILSGDQLYQMDFKKMIDFHKEKGGDITIATIPVVAKDATGFGIMKADEDGNITAFTEKPSLDVLSDWTSETSDASKAQGKEYLASMGIYVFTKNVLRKLFADYEGDDFGKDFIPASIGNLNVLSYQYDGYWTDIGTIESFYEANLDLAQDLPQFNLFSSNPIYTRARMLPPTKINGSYVSKTIFGDGCIILADKIENCIIGNRTRVDRGSTIVNSYVMGADYYQTAQQVSQNEKDGITSMGIGKYCYIDKAILDKNCYIGNNVRIIGGKHHPDGDYDTHSIKDGIVVIKKNAVIPDGTNIM; via the coding sequence ATGAATGAAAGCGTAATTTCTATCGTTTTAGGAGGTGGACGTGGAAGCAGATTATTCCCTTTGACTTATACGAGGTCCAAACCCGCAGTTCCAATTGCTGGTAAATACCGTTTGGTCGATATTCCTATATCCAATTGTCTCAACTCGGGACTTAACAGGATTTTGGTGTTGACGCAATTCAATTCTGCATCACTGAATTCCCATATCAAGAATTCCTATCACTTTGATATTTTCAGCAAAGGATTTGTCGATATTTTGGCGGCTGAGCAGAATGTAGAGAATGAAAACTGGTATCAGGGAACGGCAGATGCGGTTCGCCAGACTATGAAGCATCTTGAAAAATATGAATATGAATATATTCTGATTCTTTCCGGTGACCAGCTTTACCAGATGGATTTCAAGAAAATGATAGATTTCCACAAAGAAAAAGGGGGCGATATTACGATTGCGACGATTCCTGTAGTTGCAAAAGATGCAACTGGATTTGGGATTATGAAAGCAGATGAAGATGGCAATATTACTGCTTTTACAGAAAAACCAAGTTTGGATGTTCTATCAGATTGGACTTCTGAAACTAGCGATGCAAGCAAAGCTCAAGGTAAGGAATATCTAGCATCAATGGGAATCTATGTATTTACAAAGAATGTGCTTAGAAAGCTTTTTGCCGATTATGAAGGTGATGATTTTGGAAAAGATTTCATTCCAGCATCCATCGGAAATCTAAATGTTTTAAGTTATCAATATGATGGCTATTGGACAGATATCGGAACAATTGAGTCTTTTTATGAGGCTAATTTGGATTTAGCGCAGGATTTACCTCAATTCAATTTATTCAGCTCTAATCCTATTTATACTAGAGCGAGAATGCTTCCTCCAACGAAGATTAATGGTTCGTATGTCAGCAAAACGATTTTCGGCGATGGATGTATCATTTTAGCAGATAAGATTGAGAATTGCATCATCGGAAACAGAACCAGAGTTGACAGAGGCTCAACAATTGTGAATTCCTATGTAATGGGTGCGGACTATTACCAAACTGCTCAGCAAGTTTCTCAAAATGAGAAAGATGGAATCACGAGTATGGGAATCGGAAAATACTGTTATATTGATAAAGCTATTCTTGACAAAAACTGTTACATCGGAAACAATGTAAGAATCATCGGAGGAAAACATCATCCGGACGGCGATTATGACACACACTCTATCAAGGATGGAATTGTTGTGATAAAGAAAAATGCGGTTATTCCAGACGGTACAAATATTATGTAA
- a CDS encoding glycogen synthase, with translation MKVFHLSMECYPVAKVGGLADVVGALPKYQNKMGLDASVIMPWYNKPFFYNHDFDIVFDGFIHQSSHMYQVQVFKEKDKSLGFDLYLVKIPGLLDRENVYGYWDESEQFIAFQHGVLHWLSAMQIRPDVLHCHDYHTGLVPFMIDNCYEFRFLKGVKTIGTIHNGEYQGSMNWQMSSFLPHFDGQKSGLLDWSGRINPMATMIKTCNAFNAVSSGYLEELFYSFQGLEPLMNQERQKAFGIINGIDTEVWDPQTDDMLKFNFNRDYAEEGKWENKKAICAEYGLNPNLPLFGFIGRFAGEKGADLLPEIVEKSIQETNGSLNIIVLGSGNPQIENRLKELQYQFNINFAIDLGYKEYLSHQIYASADFLLMPSRVEPCGLNQMYSMRYGTIPIVRYTGGLRDTVQDISTGGSGLNFTNAGAEDAVHAIKRALHIYSQKDLMKGLIYSNMSFDFSWEKSAQNYSQLYNY, from the coding sequence ATGAAAGTATTTCATCTCTCTATGGAGTGTTATCCTGTCGCAAAAGTTGGTGGACTGGCGGATGTGGTGGGCGCTTTACCCAAATATCAAAACAAAATGGGATTGGATGCCAGCGTGATAATGCCTTGGTACAACAAACCGTTTTTCTACAATCACGACTTCGATATTGTGTTTGATGGTTTTATTCATCAATCTTCCCATATGTATCAGGTTCAGGTTTTCAAAGAGAAAGATAAATCTTTAGGTTTTGATTTGTATTTGGTTAAAATTCCGGGACTTTTGGATAGAGAAAATGTCTATGGCTATTGGGATGAGAGCGAGCAGTTCATTGCTTTTCAACACGGTGTTTTGCATTGGCTGAGTGCGATGCAGATCCGTCCGGATGTTTTACATTGCCACGATTATCATACAGGATTAGTCCCTTTTATGATAGATAATTGTTATGAATTCCGATTCCTGAAAGGTGTCAAAACCATCGGAACCATTCATAATGGTGAGTATCAGGGCAGTATGAATTGGCAGATGTCCAGCTTTCTTCCCCATTTTGATGGTCAAAAATCGGGATTATTGGATTGGAGCGGAAGAATCAATCCGATGGCTACGATGATTAAAACCTGCAATGCTTTCAATGCAGTTTCTAGTGGTTATCTGGAAGAGTTATTTTACAGTTTTCAAGGTCTTGAACCATTGATGAATCAGGAACGCCAAAAAGCTTTCGGAATCATCAACGGAATTGATACCGAAGTTTGGGATCCGCAAACAGATGATATGCTGAAGTTCAATTTCAACAGAGATTATGCAGAAGAAGGAAAATGGGAAAACAAAAAAGCCATTTGCGCAGAATATGGGCTCAATCCCAATCTTCCGCTTTTCGGTTTCATAGGACGATTTGCTGGTGAAAAAGGTGCTGACCTTTTACCAGAGATTGTTGAAAAAAGTATTCAGGAAACCAATGGCTCCTTAAATATTATTGTCTTAGGTTCCGGAAACCCACAAATCGAGAACAGGCTGAAGGAATTGCAATATCAATTCAATATTAATTTTGCTATAGATTTGGGTTATAAAGAATATTTGTCTCATCAGATTTACGCTTCGGCAGATTTCTTGCTAATGCCAAGTCGGGTTGAGCCTTGCGGACTGAACCAAATGTACTCTATGCGATATGGAACCATTCCAATTGTGAGATATACAGGCGGTTTACGAGATACGGTTCAGGATATTTCGACTGGTGGTAGTGGACTTAATTTTACCAATGCTGGTGCAGAAGATGCTGTTCACGCCATAAAAAGAGCGCTGCATATTTACAGCCAGAAAGATTTGATGAAAGGTTTGATTTATAGTAATATGTCTTTTGATTTTTCTTGGGAGAAATCGGCACAGAATTATTCCCAGCTCTATAACTACTAA
- a CDS encoding SRPBCC family protein, whose amino-acid sequence METLRYQIEIDASAEKVWDILWNDKTYSQWTHYFSPGSVMKTDWEVGGKTYFTEASGQNGMVSTIERIEKPKHLVFKHLGELTNGVEDVDSEKVKAWNGSLEAYYLESNNGKTTLKVEVDVDSSYKDMMDEGFNKGLEVVKSLSEN is encoded by the coding sequence ATGGAAACATTAAGATATCAAATCGAGATTGATGCGTCAGCAGAAAAAGTTTGGGATATTTTGTGGAATGACAAAACTTATTCTCAATGGACGCATTATTTCAGCCCGGGTTCTGTGATGAAAACAGATTGGGAAGTTGGAGGGAAAACGTATTTTACAGAAGCAAGTGGACAAAACGGAATGGTAAGTACAATAGAACGTATCGAGAAGCCAAAACATTTGGTGTTTAAACATCTTGGTGAGCTAACTAATGGAGTTGAGGATGTTGACAGCGAAAAAGTAAAAGCTTGGAATGGAAGTTTGGAGGCTTACTATCTTGAAAGCAATAATGGAAAAACAACCCTGAAAGTTGAAGTCGATGTCGACAGCAGCTACAAAGATATGATGGATGAAGGCTTCAACAAAGGCTTAGAAGTCGTAAAGAGTCTTTCTGAAAATTAA
- a CDS encoding endonuclease translates to MKKSIFILLVGMFGITNAQIPTGYYDGTDGLTGAALKTKLSEIATRGHQDKGYNWGVFSSADRDKYYEKDNTVLDIYSENPTGPDPYNYTMGANQCGNYSGEASCYNREHTIPKSTFDDRTPMHNDYHHLLPTDGYVNGRRSNWPYGEVGTATWTSRNGSKLGSSKLNGYGGTVFEPINEFKGDIARIYFYFATRYQSLITGFNYDMYDGSTFKVFAEPFLSMLLRWHQQDPLSQKEIDRNNAVYAYQGNRNPFIDHPEYIAQIWGTVMAVDDASFSKNLTIAPNPVKGNTIQVTGDKDLKQFKKAFIYNTVGQNVQTIENPFQNGNTITLKNLPKGVYILKTGELNAKFIVD, encoded by the coding sequence ATGAAAAAAAGTATTTTTATTCTTTTGGTTGGTATGTTTGGTATTACAAATGCGCAGATTCCAACCGGTTATTATGATGGAACTGACGGACTTACCGGCGCCGCACTTAAGACTAAACTAAGCGAAATCGCTACACGAGGCCACCAAGACAAAGGTTACAATTGGGGTGTTTTTTCTTCAGCCGATAGAGACAAATATTATGAAAAAGATAATACTGTTTTAGATATTTATTCTGAAAATCCGACCGGACCAGATCCTTACAATTATACAATGGGAGCTAATCAATGCGGTAATTACAGCGGAGAAGCATCTTGTTATAACAGAGAGCATACCATTCCAAAATCGACGTTCGACGATAGAACACCAATGCATAATGACTACCACCACCTTTTACCAACTGACGGTTATGTGAATGGTAGAAGAAGCAACTGGCCTTATGGAGAAGTTGGAACTGCAACTTGGACTTCCAGAAATGGCTCAAAATTAGGAAGCAGCAAACTGAATGGTTATGGCGGAACCGTTTTCGAACCAATCAATGAGTTCAAAGGTGATATTGCGAGAATCTATTTCTATTTTGCTACAAGATATCAATCGTTAATTACCGGATTTAATTATGATATGTATGACGGAAGCACTTTTAAAGTATTTGCTGAGCCATTTTTAAGTATGCTTTTAAGATGGCACCAGCAAGATCCTCTATCTCAAAAAGAAATTGACAGAAACAATGCCGTTTATGCATACCAAGGAAACAGAAATCCATTCATTGATCATCCAGAATATATTGCTCAAATCTGGGGAACTGTAATGGCTGTAGATGATGCTTCTTTCTCTAAGAATCTTACAATTGCTCCAAATCCTGTAAAAGGAAATACAATTCAGGTAACAGGAGACAAAGACTTGAAACAATTCAAAAAAGCATTTATTTACAATACTGTTGGACAGAATGTACAAACGATTGAAAATCCTTTCCAGAATGGAAATACAATCACTTTGAAAAATCTTCCAAAAGGTGTTTACATCTTGAAAACAGGAGAATTGAACGCGAAATTCATCGTTGATTAA
- a CDS encoding J domain-containing protein, producing MKDYYYFLGIPQNASAEDIKKAYRKLSLKYHPDKNDNDEFFSDRFKEIKEAYETLMDDGRRKLYDQNLSSQQRNVKSILPPKIKNFSASKIRAIKGEEITIYWNTYDADLVKIVPFGLEKPNGERTIRIKEFDSQGKFQILLHATNTVLHKTIVQGITITELAESESTIDEKESLNNPSESFKKPAKKENQSKRLVSIFIFLALAAMIIWMMFN from the coding sequence GTGAAGGATTACTATTACTTTCTCGGAATTCCTCAAAATGCTTCTGCAGAAGACATCAAAAAAGCCTACAGAAAATTGTCTCTGAAATATCATCCGGATAAAAATGATAATGATGAGTTCTTTTCTGATAGATTCAAAGAGATCAAGGAAGCTTATGAAACTTTGATGGATGATGGACGACGAAAGTTGTATGACCAAAATCTCTCCAGTCAGCAGAGAAATGTGAAAAGTATTCTTCCTCCGAAAATCAAGAATTTTTCTGCTAGTAAAATCCGAGCAATAAAAGGTGAGGAAATTACTATTTATTGGAATACTTATGATGCGGACTTGGTAAAAATTGTTCCTTTTGGATTAGAAAAACCGAATGGTGAAAGGACGATTAGAATAAAAGAATTTGATTCTCAAGGGAAATTCCAGATTTTGCTCCACGCGACAAATACTGTTCTTCATAAAACAATTGTTCAGGGAATTACAATTACAGAATTAGCAGAATCAGAATCTACAATTGATGAAAAAGAATCTTTAAACAATCCATCTGAATCTTTCAAGAAACCTGCAAAAAAAGAAAATCAATCTAAACGACTGGTTTCTATATTTATATTTTTAGCATTGGCTGCTATGATTATCTGGATGATGTTTAACTGA